The following DNA comes from Pongo pygmaeus isolate AG05252 chromosome 9, NHGRI_mPonPyg2-v2.0_pri, whole genome shotgun sequence.
cactccagcctgggcaacagagcgactgtctcaaaaaagactaGATGGTGGCAGCTTTGAAGAGAAGAAAGCAGTCTGTCACTGGATTCTTTACCAAATTAGAAAGAATACCTGGAACTGCAAAGTAAAATTTAGAGGCAATAAATGTTTCAATCATTGGCATCTAAACTAGGCAGATTACAGTGTCCTGTTATCTTTGCCTTGTtcctattttttctcttcattcccATTTTATCTTCTAAGTTTGAATCTTCATTTCTTCTTGGATTATTAATCAGGTATTTAATGGTTACTTGGCATGTCCTTCAGTGTATGGAGCTTTCTTAATATCAAAAACTTCATTTTCTGATCTACAGCAATACTTTCACGTACATGTTTGTCATTTGTTAAATTTGGGCTATTTCATGTCTATTTCTTATGTATGTCTTATCAAAAAGTCATGAGTTTTTAGTTGGTATAGGTACTTTTTTGGAAAACTGGCAAGGGGCTGCTAGGTAACAATTTTGTGCTAACTTTTAATTAACTAAACATTTTGACTAGCTATGGGAAAAATCTGGTTGGGAGAGAGCAAAGTTTGCTATGCAGATTTCACTTGtactactttttatttatttgtatatgtaaCATACTTGTAAACAAATGgacttatatataacatatgtatatatgtattttatatatattatatatacatacaggcAAATTATTTACCTGAGCATTGGgatttaaaatggggataatatatatttcacatgatTTTTATGATGAAATATTTTAGAGGAAGTGTTCAAGTTTTTtattcccccaacccccacaaaaaaaaaataggcttttCACATTTACATGGTTTTTGTGGTTGCTAGGTTCTCCAGGCTGTCATCACTAATTATAATCTATGTACTCCAAGTTCCTGAACTGCCACCGTCTTGTACCACCATTACCATTTTCATAGACTTGTTTTATCTCGTTTACATCTCTTTCTTCTCCAGTAATATTTAACTATGTTAACCTTGAAGATAGAAGGCAATTTTTGTGCCTTTAGCACTAAGTCTGCTGCATACAGTGGGGTTCTCAATGAGTGATAGGCATCATGATTGCAAAGTGTCATAAGAAAAGCAATACCTTATACAACGTAGGAAGCTGAGTTCGTAGAAAAGCTATTTTAAGATGAGTGTAAGCCATAGAAGTTAGAGGAGGTACTGTGTGGCTACTTTGGCTAGTTAAGagtaatgaaaattttaagactGACTGTATTGTAGATGGCAATGCAAGTGGTAAAAAAGCTAAGTAGTAGTCTGAAAAGTTTGGAGTCAGTATTTTCAGTATTCAGCAATCATGTTAGGTATTACTTTTTCCCAAAACCTTGGCTTCAAATCCAGTTCTACCACTACCTCAAAACATCAAGTTTATTTCTCATCAATGGGTTGTTATAAAGTACCTAGCATAGGGTATTGCTTAAATGTTAATACTCCCAATCCTGACACTAATGTTTCAGGGAAGAGTGAAAGAAATCACATTAACTCCACATTATTGAACATCTTCTGTGTCAGGCTGAATACATCTTTGTATCCATTGtcttctggttgtttaaagactAGTGTAGAAGCCTGACATGTAAATCAGTGATTATATAAGATAGTACTGTCTTGTAATGTGTTGTGCTAGAGAGGTAAGTATTAATTATTATGGGAGCTCAGGAGAGGCACCCACTGGCTGCTGGGAGAAGAGCAAAAACCTATATATAAAGCAATTTTTTAGATTTTGGTTCTATTAGGGATAGATGTTATATCCAGTTAGTGTATTCCCAAAGTCCTATAACACGTCAAAATCAGGAAAGCTCACACATACAATAATGCCAAAGAAAAAGTTCTTTCTTCTCACCCTTTCAGGAATCTACTTGAACATGGATCAGTTTATGTTGGATTAAATGCTGCTCTTTGTGGCCTCATAGCAAACAGTCTTTTTCGACGCATCTTGAATGTGACAAAGGCTCGTATAGCTGCTGGCTTACCAATGGCATGGATACCTTTTCTTACAACAGACATAACTTACAGATGTTTTGTAAGTTTTCCTTTGAATACAGGTAAATTCTACTTTACTATCACCAAAGAGTTTGCCTTAGTATATGTTATTTGCAGCTTTAGTCCATACTTATCAAGTAGCTGTATGCTGTAATGCAGTGTTAAGATTAAATCTTGCTAGCCTATATAATGTGGCAAATAATTCATATTAGTATGGTCTACCAACCAAGATGCACATACACAGCAGTTCTACATACTTTTtctttaattgagatggagttttgctcttgttgcccaggttggagtgccctggcgcgatcttggctcactgcaacctccaccttctgggttcaagcaattctcctgcctcagcctcctgagtagctgggattacaggtgcccaccaccacacccggctaattttttgtatttttagtagagacagggtttcaccatgttggccaggctggtctcaaactcctgacctcaggtgatccacccgccttggcttctcaaagtgctgggattacaggcgtgagccactgcacccggcaataCTTTCCTTTTTCTAACATATCTTTCTCACAGTGCTCATTTAGAGtaagaaatatttggaaatccatacatatatatgaaaattatgtatatggaaatattatatatatacaaatgtatataaataatatgttggctaccttagattttttatttatattttatagagaagTTCCTTAaagggggaaaatatttttatggaagTAAGACTCTTTATATAGTAAATCTCTTAAAGCACTAAATGCATATACATTTATCAAATACATGGAGATTtgatttccttttgaaaatttaCCATGTGTGCTGAATGCTTTGAGTATAGTTAAtcataaaaaaaatcttttgattaattacttcaaataaaaatattaccatGGGTGCTAGGGAAGGCAGTCcctctaaattttattttgttaagtgCTGCtccaaatttgtttaaatttgacgagtattttgttttaattcccaTGACCAGTGGAAACAATTTCTATGATCAAGGAAGACCTATCGCCCATTTAATTGAACAGACTGAGTGAAAATATTAGCCCAGGTCTGTTGATAAAAAAACAAGTGCAGAAAGCTAGCAGCAGCCCAGACCATGAGATTATTACATCTAAGTTGAGAACAAATTAGAGAATTTCTTTCCTAAAATAGTTTTACCAATTATTCCTAGCTATTTTAAGTTACTCATAGATGTAATTATACCTTTTAACATGCTTTGTAGAATTACATTTGATATATTGCCTGAAAAATACCTGTGATACACAAAAGAGGATCTTACATTCTTTTAATCATGTTTGCTTGACTATCATGACCTTCATTTCTATGACTAATTTATTTCCTAGGTGATTTGGATTGTGAAACCTGTACCATAACACGGAGTGGACTGATTGGTCTTGTTATTGGTGGTCTATACCCTGTTTTCTTGGCTATACCTGTAAATGGTGGCCTAGCAGCCAGGTAGGAAATGAAAAACTTTTTATAATATGTGATTACCTATAAAACTCACAACTTAAAgcagcaaatatattttatttttaaggcattTAGACCAAAGGCAATGTTACCCTCTTGATTAGCAGTTAGCAAGACCTGTTTTTTCTTATAATGAAATTCTACTTAATCAAGAATTTCAAACAGTTATACTTGGTGTGTAGTTCAGGCTATTAACCTTAATTTGTGTACTGAATACTAAACTAACTACAAAGCTGCAAACAGTATTATGCATGAAACTTCTGTCATATAAACAATTATCTTGGATGAGTTTGAACACCTGCACTAAAGGAAAATTCCATCAGAAAATGTCTAGCTGTTATATTAGCCTTCTATTCTAAAATAATTCTGGCTATTCTCTGTTGAACTCTTGCATCAGCAATCTATGCTATAGCCTTGaagcaaactggataaagaaacaaaagttttTAGAATTAATAGACACTGAAGACCTTTAATCTTCAGTTTTATCTTAAGACTTCTAGGACTAATATATATCATAGATAGGTTTGCCATTTGATACAACAATCTTTTCTATTGAACTATCTCAATGTTTTCTTACAGGTATCAATCAGCTCTGTTACCACACAAAGGGAACATCTTAAGTTACTGGATTAGAACTTCTAAGCCTGTCTTTAGAAAGATGTTATTTCCTATCATGCTCCAGACTATGTTTTCAGCATACCTTGGGTCTGAACAATATAAACTACTTATAAAGGCCCTTCAGTTATCTGAACCTGGCAAAGAAATTCActgattttaaacaaatatgtaaacaaaaataaaatggtaaaaacagTTTATGTCTAATGTTATGCATAAACATAAGACTTGTAATTTATCACGAGGTATAATTCTGGGACCTACAACAAAAGGCTACACAGGGCAACAAAAGGCTGAATCTAAGTAAAAGCTACCCACTTAAACAAGTTTAACTTCACTAGTTTGCCCAGTATTGTCTCTTCTACCTTGCTTGCTCTACTCTTTTACCTTAGGCGTTGAGTTTGGTCTGTAACACAAGAGGAAAAAGTAACTATATAGTATTTTACACTGAAGACTTCATAATGCCAAAcaggaataaaaaatgaaaaaatatgtatcaaTATACTATAccaaatgttatttataattCACTTTCCCCATTCAAATTATTAATCCATAGATTCTTAGAACTGATTTAACAACCTTCCTCAAATCAATCATCTTCTTGAGTCATTCAGGCTCAGCGTCAGCTATTATGATATAGACCTACCTACTTCAAGTCACCTTATTTAGAAagctgtatttttagtttagGTAGTCTTTCAAGCTTCcatttattgtgggatatttagAATCACAAAATTAACTAATCTCTCTGACCCTTAGTGAAATATCCTAGTTGGCTCATTTCCTAAgatcatttaaatttttgatgTGGTTTCTTCTGTTCTGCTAACATTTCTCATCCTAGTTCTCTAAACCATTTTCTTTTGTGACAGCAACTGAATCAGCATTGTCCAACAGagctttctgtgatgatggaagtaTTTTCTATCTGCACTGTCAATATGTTAGCCACTAGCCTATGTAGCTGCTGGGCACCTGAAATGTGACAAGTGCAATTGagtaactgaatttttaattttaaaccatttaaaatgtttagccACGTGACTAATGGTTACAGTATTGGACAGTGTAGATCTAAACCAACACTTATGAAGCAAGCCAATCATCACAGAAAAGTaccaaacaaaattttaagtggCATCCAAGATTATTCATGAATCTCTTAATTATTACTTCCAAATAGTGACATATCTGTTAAGTAATCTTATGctacttaaaattatatataatttagaaaaagcaTCTTTGTGAGTGAAACTGGCCTTTAGCttctgtttaaagaaaaatataaagctatGCTGCCAAAGATGAAAAACTCatgtgaaattaataaaatacaatctcagtttttcagaaagcaaaGATGATTTGTTCTTTCAACAGGCACATAAAATGTATTATCTACCAAACTTATATAAAAAATGATCCCAGTTATGAGGCAAAAAGAATCTATATGCACAAGAGACTGAAAAGAAGCATGCCAAAATGTTTACTGTGGATAGTCTATGGCTTATAGAGTTATAagggtgatttttcttttcttcttgattcCTTTCAGGATATTCCAAGTTTTCTGTAAAGAATATGCTTTACTTTTACAACtagggaaagacagaaagatatatataacatttaaaggGCAAAACAATATAGCTGTTTATTTTACAGGCTAAAATATCAAGATGAAAAGCTCTGACCCCAAATCATCCATTTTACCTACATTCTGTCACTTTTACTAAAAGCAGAGTTCTACTCATCCCAGTGAAAAAACAATGAATTAAAAGTAATTTCTGGCGTTAACCCAAGTACCGAGTTAGATTCCTTAAGAATATAGAATTATGTAATCAACTTAGATCATTGAAAGCCCAATGATATAACTAAGTTATTTGACGACTGAGCACACATTGTTTCCTTACTTATCTTTAAACATTCCTAGTCCAATTACTCCCTAGCATAATACCATTTATAAATGAGGATGAGTTTACAATGGTTTCTGTAATCAAAAAGTATTTCTACTATCTGTCCTCtgccacatatttttaaattatcttttccaTTAGCAGAAATGGGCAACATAAGCAATAAATCATGTTAAGTCTGTTGCTACAAATTTACTTTGCCAAAATTTTTGTTCAGAGGGTAGATATCTGCATTATTTAAGGACATTTAGTCATCTGCAG
Coding sequences within:
- the TMEM126A gene encoding transmembrane protein 126A; the protein is MENHKSNNTKENITIVDISRKINQLPEAERNLLEHGSVYVGLNAALCGLIANSLFRRILNVTKARIAAGLPMAWIPFLTTDITYRCFVSFPLNTGDLDCETCTITRSGLIGLVIGGLYPVFLAIPVNGGLAARYQSALLPHKGNILSYWIRTSKPVFRKMLFPIMLQTMFSAYLGSEQYKLLIKALQLSEPGKEIH